In Malus sylvestris chromosome 15, drMalSylv7.2, whole genome shotgun sequence, a single genomic region encodes these proteins:
- the LOC126603985 gene encoding uncharacterized protein LOC126603985, which produces MESYSSSSSASYTATKGSISNSKQLPYHQSSLHSVRKSSSKPWKKPAVAPVPPTPPRIYKVDPINFRELVQSLTCAPEFMETRSLQSVAPPPIDIRVSSVPNPVPSSSPKISSPFSVMYKDLSDTLELSPMPRHQKVHDSTVDSSYLRLNLQSPSSHHWFSFPLLSPGTLSSIEQSTVL; this is translated from the coding sequence ATGGAATCttattcctcttcctcttcagcCTCCTACACCGCCACGAAGGGTTCAATTTCAAACTCAAAGCAGCTTCCCTATCACCAGTCATCACTCCACTCGGTTCGAAAATCTTCGTcgaagccatggaagaagcctGCGGTTGCACCAGTCCCACCAACCCCACCAAGAATCTACAAAGTTGACCCCATTAATTTCAGGGAGCTTGTCCAGAGCCTCACCTGCGCGCCGGAGTTTATGGAGACTAGGTCTCTCCAGAGCGTAGCGCCTCCTCCAATCGATATCCGTGTGTCTTCTGTACCAAATCCTGTCCCTTCTTCTTCACCAAAAATTAGCTCACCATTTTCGGTTATGTACAAGGACTTGTCGGATACTTTGGAGCTGAGTCCGATGCCTCGCCATCAGAAGGTGCATGATAGCACGGTGGACTCGAGCTATCTGAGACTGAATTTGCAGTCCCCATCTTCCCATCATTGGTTTTCTTTCCCTCTGCTGAGCCCAGGGACTTTGTCCAGTATCGAACAAAGCACAGTTCTTTAA